A DNA window from Argiope bruennichi chromosome X2, qqArgBrue1.1, whole genome shotgun sequence contains the following coding sequences:
- the LOC129960802 gene encoding uncharacterized protein LOC129960802, protein MKVLHFFKFCLLINLLSAIFCSNDSEDIKQRNTTFSNSERNNTERKSRLALFQWMSDADHCEASSGLIGSCLSAQECIKRGGRGVETCAWGLGVCCVYISSCDSTSSANLTYFTSPRYPNVWSSNTGVCTFTLRPKLFSKICQVRLDFEEFFITGPTAGMCSTDVLSVSGQDLNNVVPVICGLNTGQHMFLQVGSSTGPFRITITTSGESEERKWKIRVTQIPCGSEAMAPAHCLQYYTGAIGHFQSFNYGNLKSVEENSYFLNMNYAICIRKEASMCGATFIPNGDFNVNIWNSSVTCSSDYLSFGTFRKCGRVPKDEFAPVKIADPGPMIVSFVSDNKHTSGLSTTDSGFSFKYTQFACSSGM, encoded by the exons ATGAAAGTTCTACATTTCTTCAAATTCTGCTTATTAATTAATCTGTTGAGTGCAATTTTTTGCAGTAATGATTCGGAAGATATCAAGCAAAGGAATACAACATTTAGTAATTCAGAAAGAAATAATACGGAAAGGAAATCACGat TGGCTCTTTTTCAATGGATGTCTGATGCAGATCATTGTGAAGCTTCATCGGGTCTGATCGGTTCTTGTTTATCTGCCCAAGAATGCATAAAGCGTGGTGGTCGAGGTGTTGAAACATGTGCTTGGGGACTTGGAGTTTGCTGTGTTT ATATTTCATCATGCGATTCAACCTCAAGTGCAAATCTGACATACTTTACTAGCCCAAGATATCCAAATGTATGGTCCAGCAACACTGGAGTCTGTACATTTACATTAAGAccaaaattattttccaagattTGTCAAGTAAGACTAGATTTCGAGGAATTCTTCATAACTGGGCCTACTGCTGGCATGTGCTCAACTGATGTATTATCAGTTAGTGGACAAGATCTTAATAATGTTGTTCCAGTGATCTGCGGTCTCAATACTGGCCAGCata tgtttCTGCAAGTTGGCAGCAGTACAGGACCATTCCGTATTACAATTACTACATCTGGTGAAAGTGAGGAGAGAAAATGGAAAATTCGCGTCACTCAAATACCATGCGGTAGTGAAGCAATGG CCCCAGCCCATTGCCTTCAGTACTACACAGGAGCTATTGGCCACTTCCAGTCTTTTAATTATGGAAATTTGAAGTCAGTCGAAGAAAActcatattttttgaatatgaactACGCCATCTGCATTCGAAAGGAAGCTTCGATGTGCGGAGCGACTTTCATTCCGAACGGAGATTTCAATGTCAATATCTGGAATTCTTCCGTTACCTGTAGCAGCGATTATCTGAGCTTTGGTACTTTTAGAAAGTGTGGCCGAGTCCCCAAGGATGAATTCGCACCAGTTAAAATAG CTGATCCGGGACCAATGATTGTAAGTTTTGTAAGTGACAACAAGCACACTTCTGGACTTTCAACTACTGATTCTGGATTCAGTTTCAAATACACACAGTTCGCTTGCTCTTCTGGAATGTAG